One window from the genome of Cryptomeria japonica chromosome 6, Sugi_1.0, whole genome shotgun sequence encodes:
- the LOC131052768 gene encoding homeobox-leucine zipper protein HAT5 isoform X1, whose product MIMSGGRMYGGSNVIVMGNDQRIPCSSDALEALLASPVFNGSRSVANLGEVIGNVSKRPFYTTLEQEETGDEELEDCFHPPEKKRRLTAEQVQFLERSFEVENKLEPERKIQLARDLGLQPRQVAVWFQNRRARWKTKQLERDYDILKSHYETLRVDYDNLLKEKEKLRAEVILLTDKMHSKDQDLKIQTKDLESAEKKGSSQLAFHSEFFEKSEIGASVKDPTPVCKHEDILSSGTDSSGVLDEDSPQHIDCGHSSFEDHVNSSHIFEADQSDLSPAEEDDDDEGVSKKLLPQTFHLPKAGGNLYSDASAVSCNDMFPSEFQVNIPLWEWA is encoded by the exons ATGATCATGTCTGGGGGGAGAATGTATGGTGGATCCAATGTGATTGTCATGGGGAATGACCAGAGGATCCCTTGCTCTTCGGATGCTTTGGAAGCTCTGCTTGCTTCTCCTGTTTTCAATG GTTCAAGGTCTGTGGCTAATTTGGGTGAAGTCATAGGTAATGTGTCAAAGAGGCCATTTTACACTACCCTGGAGCAAGAGGAAACTGGAGATGAGGAGTTAGAGGATTGCTTCCATCCACCAGAAAAGAAGAGAAGGTTGACTGCTGAGCAAGTTCAGTTTCTGGAACGAAGCTTTGAGGTTGAAAACAAATTGGAACCTGAGCGCAAGATACAGCTAGCCAGGGATTTGGGTCTGCAGCCTAGGCAGGTTGCAGTTTGGTTTCAAAATCGCCGGGCAAGGTGGAAAACGAAACAGTTGGAAAGGGATTATGATATTCTTAAGTCACACTATGAAACTCTGAGAGTGGATTATGATAACCTTCTCAAAGAAAAAGAGAAGTTAAGAGCTGAG GTTATTTTGTTGACTGACAAGATGCATTCTAAAGACCAAGACTTGAAAATTCAGACAAAGGATTTGGAATCTGCCGAGAAGAAAGGCTCTTCTCAACTTGCCTTCCATTCTGAATTTTTTGAGAAATCTGAGATAGGTGCTTCTGTTAAGGATCCCACTCCTGTTTGCAAACACGAAGATATTTTGAGCTCTGGGACAGATAGCAGTGGGGTCCTAGATGAAGACAGTCCTCAGCACATTGATTGTGGGCATTCTTCCTTTGAAGACCATGTGAATTCTTCCCATATTTTTGAAGCAGATCAATCAGACCTCTCACCGGCAGAGGAAGACGATGATGATGAAGGTGTGAGTAAGAAACTGCTTCCTCAGACATTTCATCTCCCCAAAGCAGGAGGAAACCTATACTCAGATGCATCAGCAGTTTCCTGCAATGATATGTTTCCAAGTGAATTTCAAGTGAACATTCCCTTGTGGGAGTGGGCTTAA
- the LOC131052768 gene encoding homeobox-leucine zipper protein HAT5 isoform X2, with protein MVFLKMSGSRSVANLGEVIGNVSKRPFYTTLEQEETGDEELEDCFHPPEKKRRLTAEQVQFLERSFEVENKLEPERKIQLARDLGLQPRQVAVWFQNRRARWKTKQLERDYDILKSHYETLRVDYDNLLKEKEKLRAEVILLTDKMHSKDQDLKIQTKDLESAEKKGSSQLAFHSEFFEKSEIGASVKDPTPVCKHEDILSSGTDSSGVLDEDSPQHIDCGHSSFEDHVNSSHIFEADQSDLSPAEEDDDDEGVSKKLLPQTFHLPKAGGNLYSDASAVSCNDMFPSEFQVNIPLWEWA; from the exons ATGGTCTTTCTGAAGATGAGTG GTTCAAGGTCTGTGGCTAATTTGGGTGAAGTCATAGGTAATGTGTCAAAGAGGCCATTTTACACTACCCTGGAGCAAGAGGAAACTGGAGATGAGGAGTTAGAGGATTGCTTCCATCCACCAGAAAAGAAGAGAAGGTTGACTGCTGAGCAAGTTCAGTTTCTGGAACGAAGCTTTGAGGTTGAAAACAAATTGGAACCTGAGCGCAAGATACAGCTAGCCAGGGATTTGGGTCTGCAGCCTAGGCAGGTTGCAGTTTGGTTTCAAAATCGCCGGGCAAGGTGGAAAACGAAACAGTTGGAAAGGGATTATGATATTCTTAAGTCACACTATGAAACTCTGAGAGTGGATTATGATAACCTTCTCAAAGAAAAAGAGAAGTTAAGAGCTGAG GTTATTTTGTTGACTGACAAGATGCATTCTAAAGACCAAGACTTGAAAATTCAGACAAAGGATTTGGAATCTGCCGAGAAGAAAGGCTCTTCTCAACTTGCCTTCCATTCTGAATTTTTTGAGAAATCTGAGATAGGTGCTTCTGTTAAGGATCCCACTCCTGTTTGCAAACACGAAGATATTTTGAGCTCTGGGACAGATAGCAGTGGGGTCCTAGATGAAGACAGTCCTCAGCACATTGATTGTGGGCATTCTTCCTTTGAAGACCATGTGAATTCTTCCCATATTTTTGAAGCAGATCAATCAGACCTCTCACCGGCAGAGGAAGACGATGATGATGAAGGTGTGAGTAAGAAACTGCTTCCTCAGACATTTCATCTCCCCAAAGCAGGAGGAAACCTATACTCAGATGCATCAGCAGTTTCCTGCAATGATATGTTTCCAAGTGAATTTCAAGTGAACATTCCCTTGTGGGAGTGGGCTTAA